The proteins below come from a single Arthrobacter sp. B1I2 genomic window:
- a CDS encoding APC family permease, whose amino-acid sequence MTETIRTSTAKPGPHAHAPSADGVSAKGLKGGQLGLLAVVVLGISTIAPAYTLTSALGPTVNEAGLQLPVIFLIGFIPMILVSLAYRELNADSPDSGTTFTWVTKAFGPWIGWMGGWGLLAANIIVLSNLAGVAVDFFYLFLSQLTGSPELADLADNKALNVLTCFVFVALAVWVSYRGLHTTKLVQYSLVGFQLLVLGLFVAMAFANWSTSETAIPFSWDWFDVTKIETFGQIAAGISLSIFVYWGWDVCLTVNEETANGKKTAGVAGTLTAVIVLAIYLLVSIATMMFAGVGDTGNGLNNAENHENIFTALASPIMGPFAILMSLAVLSSSAASLQSTFMSPSRSLLAMAHYGALPEPFSRISRKFATPGFATIAAGVMSAGFYAVMHVVSENVLNDTILALGLMICFYYGLTALACTWYFRHSLFTSVRHFLLRLVCPVVGGVGLFVVFVQTAVDSLAPEFGSGSEVFGVGLVFILGVGILALGAVVMLVMSRTHPGFFRGETLKRDTPALVVPE is encoded by the coding sequence ATGACAGAGACAATCCGCACCAGTACGGCCAAACCCGGTCCGCACGCCCACGCCCCCTCTGCGGACGGCGTCAGCGCCAAGGGACTCAAGGGCGGGCAGCTCGGGCTCCTCGCCGTCGTCGTCCTGGGTATTTCAACCATCGCCCCCGCCTACACCCTCACCAGCGCACTCGGACCCACCGTCAATGAAGCCGGGCTCCAGCTGCCAGTCATCTTCCTGATCGGGTTCATCCCCATGATCCTGGTCTCGCTCGCCTACCGGGAGCTCAACGCCGATTCCCCGGACAGCGGCACCACCTTCACCTGGGTGACCAAAGCCTTCGGGCCCTGGATCGGCTGGATGGGCGGCTGGGGCCTGCTGGCCGCCAACATCATCGTGCTGTCCAACCTGGCAGGCGTCGCCGTTGACTTCTTCTACCTGTTCCTGTCCCAGCTCACCGGGTCCCCGGAACTCGCAGACCTGGCGGATAACAAGGCCTTGAACGTCCTGACCTGTTTCGTCTTCGTGGCACTGGCCGTCTGGGTCAGCTACCGGGGCCTGCACACCACCAAGCTGGTGCAGTACAGCCTGGTGGGCTTCCAGCTGCTGGTGCTGGGCCTGTTCGTGGCCATGGCCTTCGCCAACTGGTCCACCTCCGAAACGGCCATCCCGTTCAGCTGGGACTGGTTCGACGTCACCAAGATCGAAACCTTCGGCCAGATCGCCGCCGGCATCTCCCTGTCGATCTTCGTGTACTGGGGCTGGGACGTCTGCCTCACCGTCAATGAGGAAACGGCCAACGGCAAGAAGACCGCCGGCGTGGCCGGCACCCTGACGGCTGTCATCGTCCTGGCCATCTACCTCCTGGTCAGCATCGCCACCATGATGTTCGCCGGCGTTGGCGATACCGGCAACGGCCTGAACAACGCGGAAAACCACGAGAACATCTTCACGGCCCTGGCCTCCCCCATCATGGGACCGTTCGCCATCCTGATGTCCCTCGCGGTGCTCTCCAGCTCCGCGGCCTCGCTGCAGTCCACGTTTATGTCCCCGTCCCGGAGCCTGCTGGCCATGGCGCACTACGGGGCACTGCCGGAGCCGTTCAGCCGCATAAGCAGGAAGTTCGCCACGCCTGGCTTCGCAACCATCGCCGCCGGCGTGATGTCCGCAGGGTTCTACGCGGTGATGCATGTGGTCAGCGAAAACGTCCTGAATGACACCATCCTTGCCCTGGGCCTGATGATCTGCTTCTATTACGGCCTCACGGCACTGGCCTGCACCTGGTACTTCCGCCACAGCCTGTTCACCAGCGTGCGCCACTTCCTGCTCCGGCTGGTATGCCCGGTGGTGGGCGGTGTGGGCCTGTTCGTGGTGTTCGTCCAGACGGCCGTGGACAGCCTGGCGCCGGAGTTCGGCAGCGGTTCAGAGGTCTTCGGCGTGGGCCTGGTGTTCATCCTGGGCGTCGGCATCCTGGCCCTGGGTGCCGTCGTCATGCTGGTCATGTCACGCACGCACCCCGGCTTCTTCCGCGGCGAAACCCTCAAGCGGGATACCCCCGCGCTGGTGGTCCCGGAGTAG
- a CDS encoding AMIN-like domain-containing (lipo)protein, giving the protein MKKFFIWLAAIIMATGLGLVVSAPASAATPYCGLTWGSLMKTDGAVSGAPVTNVRTGQHYCFDRLVVDLGSGPAPGYTVRYVGQIIQDGSGAVVPARGGARLQVVVKAPAYDDKGQPTYTPADKAELSNVSGYQTFRQVVWAGSFEGQTTLGLGVRARLPFRVFTLDGPGSGHRLVVDVAHFW; this is encoded by the coding sequence ATGAAAAAATTCTTTATCTGGCTCGCAGCCATCATTATGGCTACAGGGCTGGGACTCGTGGTTTCAGCGCCCGCCTCGGCAGCCACGCCGTATTGCGGGCTCACATGGGGCTCGCTGATGAAAACGGACGGTGCCGTGAGCGGCGCGCCCGTGACCAACGTCCGGACCGGGCAGCATTACTGCTTCGACCGGCTGGTGGTTGACCTCGGTAGCGGCCCGGCCCCCGGCTACACCGTCCGCTACGTGGGGCAGATTATCCAGGACGGCTCGGGGGCAGTCGTGCCGGCACGGGGTGGCGCCCGCCTGCAGGTGGTTGTTAAGGCGCCAGCCTATGACGATAAAGGACAGCCCACATACACCCCCGCCGACAAGGCAGAGCTCTCCAACGTTTCCGGTTACCAGACCTTCCGCCAAGTGGTCTGGGCTGGGAGTTTCGAGGGCCAGACCACCCTCGGCCTGGGTGTCCGTGCCCGTCTTCCGTTCCGGGTGTTCACCCTGGACGGACCCGGTTCCGGTCACCGCCTGGTGGTGGACGTGGCGCACTTCTGGTGA
- a CDS encoding DUF4193 domain-containing protein, giving the protein MATDYDAPRKQEEESPADSLEALQASRSGSAQTAVIDVEENDTAEGIDLPGADLSNEELTVIVVPEQSDEFTCSSCFLVRHRSQVARERDGLKYCRDCEG; this is encoded by the coding sequence ATGGCTACCGATTACGATGCTCCACGCAAGCAGGAAGAAGAGTCCCCCGCTGACTCTCTCGAGGCCCTCCAGGCGTCACGGAGCGGCAGCGCGCAGACCGCGGTTATCGATGTTGAAGAGAACGACACCGCTGAAGGTATCGACCTGCCCGGCGCCGACCTGTCCAACGAGGAACTGACCGTCATCGTGGTTCCCGAGCAGTCCGATGAGTTCACCTGCTCGTCGTGCTTCCTGGTCCGCCACCGGTCACAGGTTGCCCGTGAAAGAGACGGCCTGAAGTACTGCCGCGACTGCGAGGGCTGA
- a CDS encoding LacI family DNA-binding transcriptional regulator: protein MRGKPPRLPRLEDVAELAGVSHQTVSRVVNNHPNVSAGTREKVEVAIARLGYRRNTAARSLVTRRSHTIGVLGSELSQYGPANTLLGVERAARDAGYFVSVAALREVNRDAILDAVRHFLDQSVDGIVVIVPHLDTLAALAELPIGVPVVAVGPDGNDAVGGVRVDQYRGAELAVRHLIGQGHVRIGHVAGPQDWIDAVARADGWRSTLASAGLAADLIIEGDWSAGSGYEIGRRLAAARHATALFVGNDQMALGVLRALNEAGVKVPQDVSVVGFDDQPEAAYFSPPLTVVRQDFEELGRRCMEMMLTTLGGAEGPRTLVVEPELVLRSSTAPPA, encoded by the coding sequence ATGCGCGGCAAGCCACCCCGGCTGCCGAGGCTCGAGGACGTGGCGGAACTGGCCGGGGTCTCACACCAGACCGTGTCACGGGTGGTCAACAACCACCCCAACGTGAGCGCAGGCACGCGGGAAAAGGTGGAAGTGGCGATTGCCCGGCTTGGCTACCGCCGCAACACAGCGGCCCGGAGCCTGGTCACCCGGCGCTCGCACACCATAGGCGTCCTGGGCAGCGAGCTGTCGCAGTACGGGCCTGCCAACACGCTGCTGGGAGTGGAGCGGGCTGCACGGGACGCAGGATATTTCGTCAGCGTCGCCGCGTTGCGGGAGGTGAACCGGGACGCGATCCTGGACGCAGTCCGGCACTTCCTGGACCAGTCGGTGGACGGAATCGTGGTGATTGTTCCGCACCTGGACACACTGGCCGCCCTGGCGGAACTGCCCATCGGCGTGCCTGTGGTGGCAGTGGGACCGGACGGAAATGACGCCGTTGGGGGCGTCAGGGTGGACCAGTACCGCGGGGCCGAACTGGCTGTCCGGCACCTTATTGGGCAGGGGCACGTCCGGATCGGACACGTCGCGGGGCCGCAGGACTGGATTGATGCCGTGGCACGCGCTGATGGCTGGCGGTCAACCCTGGCCTCCGCCGGCCTCGCTGCGGACCTGATCATCGAGGGTGACTGGAGCGCTGGAAGCGGCTATGAAATCGGCCGGCGGTTGGCCGCCGCCCGCCACGCCACCGCCCTCTTTGTCGGCAACGACCAGATGGCCCTGGGAGTCCTGCGCGCACTGAACGAGGCGGGCGTGAAGGTGCCGCAGGACGTGTCCGTGGTGGGCTTCGACGACCAGCCCGAAGCCGCCTACTTCAGCCCGCCGCTGACGGTGGTCCGGCAGGACTTCGAAGAACTGGGCCGGCGGTGCATGGAGATGATGCTGACGACGCTTGGCGGCGCAGAAGGACCGCGGACCCTGGTGGTGGAGCCGGAACTCGTCCTGCGCAGCAGCACGGCGCCGCCCGCCTGA
- the araA gene encoding L-arabinose isomerase: protein MSTAASTSLDGYEVWFLTGSQHLYGEEVLKQVAAQSQEIANQLNASSAVPVRIVWKPVLTDSDAIRRTALEANSNDSVIGVTAWMHTFSPAKMWIQGLDLLRKPLLHLHTQANRDLPWADIDFDFMNLNQAAHGDREFGYIQSRLGIARKTVVGHVSNPEVARQVGSWQRAAAGWAAVRSLKLTRFGDNMRNVAVTEGDKTEAELRFGVAVNTWSVNELADAVHGAAEADVDALVAEYQDLYDVVPELRAGAARHESLRYGARIELGLRSFLEGNGSAAFTTSFEDLGALRQLPGLAVQRLMAAGYGFGAEGDWKTAILVRAAKVMGAGLPGGASLMEDYTYHLEPGSEKILGAHMLEVCPSLTTSKPRLEIHPLGIGGKEDPVRLVFDAEASPGVVVALSDMRDRFRLVANAVEVVPLDQPLPNLPVARALWEPKPDFATSAAAWLTAGAAHHTVLSTQVGMDVFEDFAEIAKTELLTIDEGTTIRQFKKDLNWNAAYYKLAGGI from the coding sequence ATGAGCACCGCAGCAAGCACTTCCCTTGACGGTTACGAGGTCTGGTTCCTCACCGGCAGCCAGCACCTGTACGGGGAGGAAGTCCTCAAGCAGGTGGCCGCCCAGTCGCAGGAGATCGCCAACCAGCTCAACGCGTCGTCAGCCGTCCCTGTGCGGATCGTGTGGAAGCCGGTCCTCACCGATTCGGACGCCATCCGCCGCACGGCGCTGGAGGCGAACTCGAATGATTCCGTGATCGGGGTGACGGCCTGGATGCATACCTTCAGCCCGGCCAAGATGTGGATCCAGGGCCTGGACCTGCTGCGGAAACCCCTGCTGCACCTGCACACGCAGGCCAACCGGGACCTGCCGTGGGCGGACATCGACTTCGACTTCATGAACCTGAACCAGGCCGCGCACGGCGACCGCGAGTTCGGCTACATCCAGTCCCGCCTGGGCATCGCCCGGAAGACCGTCGTCGGGCACGTCTCCAACCCCGAAGTGGCCCGCCAGGTGGGTTCCTGGCAGCGTGCCGCGGCGGGCTGGGCCGCCGTCCGCAGCCTGAAGCTGACCCGTTTTGGCGACAACATGCGCAATGTCGCCGTCACCGAAGGCGACAAGACTGAGGCCGAGCTGCGCTTCGGCGTCGCAGTCAACACCTGGTCCGTCAACGAACTCGCCGACGCCGTCCACGGGGCTGCCGAGGCCGACGTCGACGCCCTGGTGGCCGAGTACCAGGACCTTTACGACGTGGTGCCCGAGCTCCGCGCAGGCGCGGCCAGGCACGAATCGCTGCGCTACGGCGCCCGGATCGAACTGGGCCTGCGCAGCTTCCTGGAGGGCAACGGATCCGCCGCGTTCACCACTTCCTTCGAGGACCTGGGTGCCCTGCGCCAGCTGCCCGGCCTGGCGGTACAGCGGCTCATGGCTGCCGGCTACGGATTCGGTGCCGAAGGCGACTGGAAGACCGCCATCCTGGTACGCGCCGCGAAGGTGATGGGCGCGGGCCTGCCCGGCGGCGCCTCCCTCATGGAGGACTACACCTACCACCTGGAGCCGGGCTCCGAGAAGATCCTCGGCGCCCACATGCTGGAGGTCTGCCCCTCCCTCACCACATCGAAGCCGCGCCTGGAAATCCACCCGCTGGGCATCGGCGGCAAGGAGGACCCGGTCCGCCTGGTGTTCGACGCCGAGGCCTCCCCGGGCGTCGTCGTGGCTCTGTCAGACATGCGGGACCGGTTCCGCCTGGTGGCCAACGCCGTCGAGGTTGTCCCCCTGGACCAGCCGCTGCCCAACCTGCCCGTGGCCCGCGCCCTGTGGGAGCCCAAGCCGGACTTCGCCACCTCCGCCGCGGCCTGGCTCACCGCCGGCGCCGCCCACCACACGGTGCTGTCCACCCAAGTGGGCATGGACGTGTTCGAGGACTTCGCGGAAATCGCCAAAACAGAACTGCTCACCATTGACGAAGGCACCACCATCCGCCAGTTCAAGAAGGATTTGAACTGGAACGCCGCGTACTACAAGCTGGCCGGCGGGATCTGA
- a CDS encoding L-ribulose-5-phosphate 4-epimerase, with protein MSTGAVILETIARVREEVCALHAELTRYELVVWTAGNVSARVPGTDLMVIKPSGVSYQDLTPEQMIVTDLHGTPVRGTNVGGGGTVDWGNPPLSPSSDTAAHAYVYRHMPDVGGVVHTHSTYATAWAARGEAIPCVLTMMGDEFGGSIPVGPFALIGDDSIGQGIVETLKNSNSPAVLMQNHGPFTIGKDARSAVKAAVMCEEVARTVHISRQLGEPLPIDQGSIDSLYARYQNVYGQ; from the coding sequence ATGAGCACGGGAGCCGTCATCCTGGAAACCATCGCCAGGGTCCGCGAGGAAGTGTGCGCGCTGCACGCCGAGCTGACCCGGTACGAACTGGTGGTGTGGACCGCGGGCAATGTCTCCGCCCGGGTGCCAGGCACCGACCTCATGGTCATCAAGCCCTCCGGTGTGTCCTACCAGGACCTGACCCCGGAGCAGATGATCGTGACGGACCTGCACGGCACGCCGGTCAGGGGCACCAACGTCGGTGGCGGCGGCACGGTCGATTGGGGCAACCCGCCGCTGTCGCCGTCGTCCGACACCGCCGCCCACGCCTACGTGTACCGCCACATGCCCGACGTGGGCGGGGTGGTTCACACGCACTCCACCTATGCCACCGCCTGGGCCGCGCGGGGTGAGGCCATTCCGTGCGTGCTGACCATGATGGGCGACGAGTTCGGCGGCTCCATCCCGGTGGGCCCGTTCGCGCTGATCGGCGATGACTCGATTGGCCAGGGCATCGTGGAGACGCTGAAGAACTCCAATTCGCCGGCGGTCCTCATGCAGAACCACGGCCCGTTCACCATCGGCAAGGACGCCCGGTCTGCCGTGAAGGCTGCCGTCATGTGCGAGGAAGTGGCCCGCACCGTCCACATCTCGCGGCAGTTGGGTGAACCGCTGCCCATCGACCAGGGCTCCATCGACTCCCTCTACGCCCGCTACCAGAACGTGTACGGCCAATAG
- the araB gene encoding ribulokinase: MPDALFTSSSEPLHDHCVIGVDYGTLSGRAVVVRVRDGKELGSAVHEYPHAVLTDALPKDVAGEASEGQGVRLPGEWALQVPNDYRDVLRNAVPAAVADAGIDPAAVVGIATDFTACTMVPVKADGTPLNELPGFANRPHAYVKLWRHHAAQGQADRINRLAAERGEDWLPRYGGLISSEWEFAKGLQLLEEDPEAYAEMDHWVEVADWIVWQLSGRYVRNACTAGYKGIYQDGRYPSDDFLAALNPDFKDFVSSKLEHTIGRLGDAAGTLTAEAAAWTGLPEGIAVAVGNVDAHVTAPAAKAVDSGQLVAIMGTSTCHVMNGTELREVPGMCGAVDGGIVPGLWGYEAGQSGVGDIFGWFTKYGVPPEYHQAARDAGLGIHEYLTELASRQAIGEHGLIALDWHSGNRSVLVDHELSGIVVGQTLATRPEDTYRALLEATAFGTRTIVDAFRDAGVPVKEFIVAGGLLKNRLLMQIYADATGLQLSTIGSEQGPALGSAIHAAVAAGEYADIREAAAAMGAEPGEVYTPIPGNVAAYEELFQEYKTLHDYFGRGGNDVMHRLKAIQRRTSGSLVGSGETAVEVSA, translated from the coding sequence ATGCCAGATGCGTTGTTCACTTCCAGCTCCGAGCCCCTTCACGACCACTGCGTCATCGGGGTGGACTATGGAACCCTCTCAGGCCGTGCCGTGGTGGTGCGGGTCCGCGACGGCAAGGAGCTCGGCAGCGCTGTCCATGAGTATCCCCATGCCGTGCTGACCGACGCCCTGCCCAAAGACGTGGCGGGCGAGGCGTCCGAGGGACAAGGCGTAAGGCTCCCCGGGGAATGGGCGCTTCAGGTGCCCAACGACTACCGGGACGTCCTGCGCAACGCGGTTCCTGCCGCGGTGGCCGACGCGGGGATCGACCCGGCCGCCGTCGTCGGTATTGCCACGGACTTCACCGCCTGCACCATGGTGCCCGTCAAGGCCGACGGCACACCCCTGAACGAACTGCCGGGCTTCGCCAACCGCCCGCATGCCTACGTGAAGCTCTGGCGCCACCACGCAGCCCAGGGGCAGGCCGACCGGATCAACCGGCTCGCTGCCGAACGCGGCGAAGATTGGCTTCCGCGGTACGGGGGCCTGATCTCGTCCGAGTGGGAGTTCGCCAAAGGCCTCCAGCTGCTGGAGGAGGACCCGGAGGCCTACGCCGAAATGGACCACTGGGTGGAGGTGGCCGACTGGATCGTCTGGCAGCTCAGCGGCCGCTACGTGCGCAACGCCTGCACGGCCGGGTACAAGGGCATCTACCAGGATGGGCGGTATCCGTCGGATGATTTCCTGGCCGCCCTCAATCCGGATTTCAAGGACTTTGTCAGCTCCAAGCTGGAGCACACCATCGGACGGCTGGGCGACGCCGCCGGCACCCTGACGGCGGAGGCGGCGGCCTGGACCGGGCTGCCGGAGGGCATCGCCGTGGCCGTGGGAAACGTTGACGCGCATGTCACGGCCCCGGCCGCCAAGGCAGTGGACTCCGGGCAACTGGTGGCCATCATGGGCACCTCCACCTGCCATGTCATGAACGGCACGGAACTGCGGGAGGTGCCGGGAATGTGCGGGGCGGTGGACGGCGGCATCGTGCCGGGGCTGTGGGGCTACGAGGCCGGGCAGTCCGGCGTGGGGGATATCTTCGGCTGGTTCACCAAGTACGGCGTCCCGCCCGAATACCACCAGGCAGCCAGGGATGCGGGGCTGGGGATCCACGAGTACCTCACCGAACTGGCGTCGCGGCAGGCCATCGGCGAGCACGGCCTGATTGCGCTGGACTGGCACTCGGGCAACCGCTCGGTCCTGGTGGACCACGAGCTTTCCGGCATCGTGGTGGGCCAGACCCTCGCCACCAGGCCCGAGGACACCTACCGCGCACTTCTGGAAGCCACCGCGTTCGGGACCCGCACCATCGTGGACGCCTTCCGCGACGCCGGGGTCCCGGTCAAGGAATTCATCGTGGCCGGCGGCCTGCTCAAGAACAGACTCCTGATGCAGATCTACGCGGACGCCACGGGCCTGCAGTTGTCCACCATTGGCTCGGAGCAGGGCCCGGCCCTGGGGTCGGCGATCCACGCCGCCGTGGCCGCGGGCGAATACGCGGACATCCGTGAAGCTGCTGCCGCCATGGGTGCCGAACCCGGTGAGGTTTACACGCCGATCCCGGGAAACGTGGCCGCGTACGAGGAGCTGTTCCAGGAGTACAAGACCCTGCACGACTACTTCGGCCGGGGCGGTAATGACGTGATGCACCGGCTCAAGGCCATTCAGCGCAGGACTTCCGGTTCCCTCGTGGGTTCCGGCGAGACGGCCGTGGAGGTGTCCGCATGA
- the chvE gene encoding multiple monosaccharide ABC transporter substrate-binding protein, whose protein sequence is MVRIKKLMGAVALVLALTVGATGCGSRGGTSESSSAAKPSDSLVGISMPTQTSERWIADGANVEKSLKDLGYKTDLQFANDDIPTQVSQIENMLTKGAKALIVAAIDGTTLTDVLAKAKEQNVKVIAYDRLINGTPNVDYYTTFDNYTVGVQQATSLLTGLGLVDASGKKVDGKGPFNIELFAGSPDDNNANFFWTGAMDTLKPYLDAGTLKVPSGQTKFEQAAILRWQAPVAQKRMEDIITSAYSSGTKLNGVLSPYDGLSIGIISALTSTGGYAKGTLPVVTGQDAEKGSVKSIIAGEQYSTIFKDTRQLGAQAVKMVDAVLKGQEAETNDTKTYNNKVKVVPAFLLKSVIITKDNYKKELIDSGYYKDSDVK, encoded by the coding sequence ATGGTGAGAATCAAAAAACTGATGGGCGCGGTGGCCCTTGTCCTCGCCCTGACCGTGGGGGCTACCGGTTGCGGCTCCCGCGGCGGAACCAGCGAATCCAGCAGTGCGGCGAAGCCCAGCGACTCGCTGGTTGGCATTTCAATGCCCACCCAGACATCTGAGCGCTGGATTGCCGACGGCGCCAACGTTGAAAAGTCGCTGAAGGACCTCGGCTACAAGACGGACCTCCAGTTCGCCAATGACGACATTCCTACACAGGTGTCGCAGATCGAAAACATGCTGACCAAGGGCGCCAAGGCCCTGATCGTCGCCGCCATTGACGGCACCACCCTGACCGATGTCCTGGCCAAGGCCAAGGAGCAGAACGTTAAGGTCATCGCCTATGACCGCCTCATCAACGGCACGCCCAACGTGGACTACTACACCACGTTCGACAACTACACCGTGGGCGTCCAGCAGGCCACCTCGCTGCTGACGGGCCTGGGCCTCGTCGATGCCAGCGGCAAGAAGGTGGACGGCAAGGGCCCCTTCAACATCGAGCTTTTCGCCGGCAGCCCCGACGACAACAACGCCAACTTCTTCTGGACCGGCGCCATGGACACCCTCAAGCCGTACCTGGATGCCGGCACCCTGAAGGTCCCCAGCGGCCAGACCAAGTTTGAGCAGGCCGCGATCCTTCGCTGGCAGGCCCCCGTGGCGCAGAAGCGCATGGAGGACATCATCACCTCCGCCTACAGCTCGGGCACCAAGCTGAACGGCGTCCTTTCCCCGTACGACGGCCTGTCCATCGGCATCATCTCCGCCCTTACCAGCACCGGCGGCTACGCCAAGGGAACCCTGCCGGTGGTCACCGGCCAGGACGCCGAAAAGGGCTCCGTGAAGTCCATAATCGCCGGTGAGCAGTACTCCACCATCTTCAAGGACACGCGCCAGCTCGGCGCGCAGGCCGTCAAGATGGTCGACGCCGTCCTCAAGGGCCAGGAAGCCGAAACCAACGACACCAAGACCTACAACAACAAGGTCAAGGTCGTGCCGGCCTTCCTGCTGAAGTCTGTGATCATCACCAAGGACAACTACAAGAAGGAACTGATCGACTCGGGTTACTACAAGGACTCCGACGTCAAGTAG
- the mmsA gene encoding multiple monosaccharide ABC transporter ATP-binding protein, translating to MNTPILQMRGITKTFPGVKALQDVTLDVNRGEVHAICGENGAGKSTLMKVLSGVYPHNTFDGEILFENEPCNFSSISDSEKRGIVIIHQELALSPYLSIAENIYLGNEQATNGWVDWRKTNLEAAKLLARVGLDENPVTPVQHISVGKQQLVEIAKALSKEVKLLILDEPTAALNDEDSGHLLDLILHLKGQGVTSIIISHKLNEIRKVADAVTIIRDGRTIETLRLDEGQITQERIIRGMVGRDLESLYPDREPNIGEEVLRIEDWSVRHPQDHTRMVVRNANLHVRKGEVVGLAGLMGAGRTELAMSVFGRTYGTATSGKVYKYGEEINTATVSDAITHGIAYATEDRKHYGLNLIEDIKRNISLASLGKLAKRGFVDKNQETVVANGYRTSMNIKAPSVAAITGKLSGGNQQKVVLSKWMFSDPDVLILDEPTRGIDVGAKYEIYTIIAKLAAEGKAVIVISSELPELLGICDRIYTLAAGHITGEVPIAEATQETLMHYMTKEKE from the coding sequence ATGAACACACCCATTCTTCAAATGCGAGGAATCACCAAGACGTTCCCCGGCGTGAAGGCGCTGCAGGACGTCACCCTCGATGTGAACCGTGGAGAGGTCCACGCCATCTGCGGTGAGAACGGAGCCGGCAAATCAACGCTCATGAAAGTGTTGTCCGGCGTCTATCCACATAACACCTTCGACGGGGAGATCCTCTTCGAAAACGAACCCTGCAATTTCTCCAGCATCTCGGACAGCGAGAAGCGGGGCATCGTGATCATCCACCAGGAACTGGCGTTGAGCCCATACCTCTCAATCGCCGAGAACATCTACCTGGGCAACGAACAGGCCACCAACGGATGGGTGGACTGGCGCAAAACCAACCTGGAGGCAGCAAAGCTGCTTGCCCGCGTTGGCCTCGACGAAAACCCTGTCACTCCGGTGCAGCACATCAGCGTGGGCAAGCAGCAACTGGTGGAAATCGCCAAGGCGCTGTCCAAGGAAGTGAAGCTGCTGATCCTGGACGAGCCCACGGCCGCCCTCAATGACGAGGACTCCGGCCACCTGCTGGACCTGATCCTCCATTTGAAAGGCCAGGGGGTTACCAGCATCATCATTAGCCACAAGCTCAATGAAATCCGCAAGGTGGCAGATGCCGTCACCATCATCCGGGACGGCAGGACCATTGAGACCCTCCGGCTCGATGAAGGCCAGATCACGCAGGAACGGATTATCCGCGGCATGGTGGGCCGGGACCTGGAGAGCCTGTACCCGGACCGCGAGCCGAACATCGGCGAGGAAGTCCTCCGGATCGAAGACTGGTCCGTACGGCATCCCCAGGACCACACCCGCATGGTGGTCCGGAACGCCAACCTGCATGTCAGGAAGGGCGAAGTGGTGGGACTTGCCGGCCTGATGGGCGCCGGGCGCACGGAACTTGCCATGAGCGTGTTCGGCCGCACCTACGGCACCGCCACTTCGGGCAAGGTCTATAAGTACGGCGAGGAAATCAACACTGCCACCGTCTCTGACGCCATCACGCACGGCATTGCCTACGCCACCGAGGACCGCAAGCACTACGGCCTGAACCTCATCGAGGACATCAAGCGCAATATCTCCCTGGCATCGCTGGGCAAGCTCGCCAAACGCGGCTTTGTGGACAAGAACCAGGAGACCGTGGTGGCCAACGGCTACCGGACGAGCATGAACATCAAAGCGCCGTCGGTGGCCGCCATCACGGGGAAGCTCTCGGGCGGAAACCAGCAGAAGGTGGTGCTGAGCAAATGGATGTTCTCGGACCCGGACGTGCTGATCCTCGATGAACCCACCCGCGGCATCGATGTCGGCGCCAAATACGAGATTTACACGATCATTGCCAAACTCGCGGCCGAAGGAAAAGCCGTGATCGTCATTTCCTCGGAACTTCCCGAGCTGCTGGGTATTTGCGACCGCATCTACACCCTTGCTGCCGGCCACATCACCGGCGAAGTGCCCATCGCCGAGGCCACCCAGGAAACCCTGATGCACTACATGACCAAAGAGAAGGAATAG